From Sphingomonas hengshuiensis, one genomic window encodes:
- the petA gene encoding ubiquinol-cytochrome c reductase iron-sulfur subunit, with protein sequence MATLEDGVPPDQTVGPGGELLENPRRRDYLTYAAVSVAAVGAGVVVLPLVNSMNPSADVLAQSSTEIDLSAIEPGQAIKTSFRKQPLFVRNLTPAEIAEADKVPVSSLRDPQTLEQRTKEGKTNWLITLGVCTHLGCVPLGAGEGENRGPFGGYFCPCHGSAYDTAGRIRQGPAPTNLQVPEYEFTSDTVVVVG encoded by the coding sequence ATGGCAACGCTTGAAGATGGTGTTCCCCCCGATCAGACGGTCGGTCCAGGTGGAGAACTGCTCGAAAATCCGCGGCGCCGCGATTACCTGACCTATGCGGCGGTTTCGGTCGCGGCGGTGGGTGCCGGCGTGGTCGTGCTCCCGCTGGTCAATTCGATGAACCCGTCCGCGGACGTGCTCGCCCAGTCGAGCACCGAGATCGACTTGTCGGCGATCGAGCCGGGGCAGGCGATCAAGACGAGCTTCCGCAAGCAGCCGCTGTTCGTGCGCAACCTGACGCCCGCCGAAATCGCCGAGGCGGACAAGGTGCCGGTGTCGAGCCTGCGCGATCCGCAGACGCTGGAGCAGCGGACCAAGGAGGGCAAGACCAACTGGCTGATCACGCTGGGCGTGTGCACCCATCTGGGCTGCGTGCCGCTGGGCGCCGGCGAGGGCGAGAATCGCGGGCCGTTCGGCGGCTATTTCTGCCCCTGCCACGGCTCGGCCTATGATACCGCCGGCCGCATCCGCCAGGGTCCGGCGCCGACGAACCTTCAGGTTCCCGAGTATGAATTCACGTCCGACACTGTCGTCGTGGTCGGTTGA
- a CDS encoding cytochrome b, producing the protein MSFPWAKQYEPKNPVMQWVDSRLPLPRFVYNAVGAGYPVPRNLNYFWNFGILAGVALVVQIVTGIVLAMHFHSSAAGAFESVNVGMMRDVNAGWFLRFTHANGASMFLAVVYIHIFRGLYYGSYKAPREMVWLLGVLIFLLIMATAFMGYVLPWGQMSFWGAQVITGFFSAIPVVGEWIRVWLLGGYAPDDATLNRFFSLHYLLPFVIAGVIILHIWALHIPGSSNPTGVEVKGEQDTVPFHPYYTAKDGFGVGVFMIIFATLIFFFPDYLGHPDNYVVANPLSTPAHIVPEWYFWPFYAILRAFTADFIIPAKLWGVLAMFGSILLLFFLPWLDKSPVRSANFRPMYRIAFWVLVLDVLVLGYCGGSTATPGVVITSQITAAYYFAHFLIIVPIISRLETPKPLPNSITEAVLANKGGSRMTETAVSA; encoded by the coding sequence ATGAGCTTTCCCTGGGCCAAGCAGTACGAACCGAAGAACCCGGTGATGCAGTGGGTGGACAGCCGCCTGCCGCTTCCGCGTTTCGTCTATAACGCCGTCGGCGCGGGCTATCCCGTGCCGCGCAACCTCAATTATTTCTGGAACTTCGGTATCCTTGCCGGGGTCGCGCTGGTCGTCCAGATCGTGACCGGCATCGTGCTGGCGATGCATTTCCATTCGAGCGCCGCGGGCGCATTCGAATCGGTGAACGTCGGAATGATGCGCGATGTGAACGCGGGATGGTTCCTGCGCTTCACGCACGCCAACGGCGCCAGCATGTTCCTGGCGGTGGTGTACATCCACATCTTCCGCGGTCTCTATTACGGGTCGTACAAGGCCCCGCGCGAGATGGTGTGGCTGCTCGGCGTGCTGATCTTCCTGCTGATCATGGCGACCGCGTTCATGGGCTATGTGCTCCCGTGGGGGCAGATGAGCTTCTGGGGCGCGCAGGTCATCACCGGCTTCTTCTCGGCGATACCGGTGGTAGGCGAATGGATTCGCGTGTGGCTGCTCGGCGGCTATGCCCCGGACGACGCGACGCTGAACCGCTTCTTCTCGCTCCACTATCTGCTGCCGTTCGTGATCGCGGGCGTCATCATCCTGCACATCTGGGCGCTGCACATCCCGGGTTCGAGCAACCCGACCGGCGTCGAAGTGAAGGGCGAGCAGGATACGGTGCCGTTCCACCCCTATTACACCGCGAAGGATGGCTTCGGGGTCGGGGTGTTCATGATCATCTTCGCGACGCTGATCTTCTTCTTCCCCGATTATCTGGGCCACCCCGACAATTATGTCGTGGCGAACCCGCTATCGACGCCCGCGCATATCGTGCCCGAATGGTATTTCTGGCCGTTCTACGCGATCCTGCGCGCCTTCACCGCGGACTTCATCATCCCGGCGAAGCTGTGGGGCGTGCTGGCGATGTTCGGGTCGATCCTGCTGCTGTTCTTCCTGCCCTGGCTCGACAAGTCGCCGGTGCGCTCGGCGAACTTCCGCCCGATGTACCGGATCGCCTTCTGGGTGCTCGTGCTCGACGTGCTCGTGCTCGGCTATTGCGGCGGCTCGACGGCGACGCCGGGGGTCGTGATCACCAGCCAGATCACCGCAGCCTATTATTTCGCGCACTTCCTGATCATCGTGCCGATCATCTCGCGCCTGGAGACTCCCAAGCCGCTGCCGAACTCGATCACCGAGGCGGTTCTGGCGAACAAGGGTGGCTCGCGGATGACCGAAACGGCCGTGAGCGCGTAA
- a CDS encoding cytochrome c1, whose protein sequence is MASLLTRSIKFLIGGAFIGVLLLALIGTISGLITDPPKPTAEEELHKHPKELDLASNGPFGKFDLAQLQRGFLVFEKVCASCHSLNLVSFRELGALGYNEAEVKKIAKDWPVKQPVFDEKAGTWGERDNIASDRFPKVYYPATGVPPDLSLITKARHDGAAYVHSLLTGYAEQTPEEIAKFPGAKTPEGSYYNPYFANLNIAMPPPLTADNQVTYSDGTNATVDQMAKDVSAFLVWTAEPTMQTRHQAGLAVVLFLLLATVLAFGAYQTVWRGIKH, encoded by the coding sequence ATGGCTTCGCTGCTCACACGTTCGATCAAATTCCTGATCGGAGGCGCCTTTATCGGGGTGCTGTTGCTCGCGCTGATCGGCACGATCAGCGGGCTCATCACCGATCCCCCCAAGCCGACTGCGGAAGAGGAACTGCACAAGCATCCGAAGGAGCTTGATCTCGCGTCCAACGGCCCGTTCGGCAAGTTCGACCTGGCGCAGCTCCAGCGCGGCTTCCTGGTGTTCGAGAAGGTCTGCGCAAGCTGCCACTCGCTCAACCTGGTGTCGTTCCGCGAGCTGGGCGCGCTCGGCTATAACGAAGCCGAAGTGAAGAAGATCGCCAAGGACTGGCCGGTCAAGCAGCCAGTGTTCGACGAAAAGGCCGGCACCTGGGGCGAGCGCGACAACATCGCTTCGGATCGTTTCCCCAAGGTCTATTATCCCGCCACCGGGGTTCCGCCCGACCTCAGCCTGATCACAAAGGCGCGGCATGACGGCGCGGCCTATGTCCATTCGCTTCTGACCGGCTATGCCGAGCAGACGCCGGAGGAGATCGCCAAGTTCCCGGGCGCGAAGACGCCGGAAGGTTCCTATTACAACCCGTATTTCGCGAACCTCAACATCGCGATGCCGCCGCCGCTGACCGCCGACAACCAGGTCACCTATTCGGACGGCACCAACGCGACCGTGGACCAGATGGCAAAGGACGTCTCGGCGTTCCTCGTGTGGACCGCGGAGCCGACGATGCAGACGCGCCATCAGGCCGGGCTTGCGGTCGTGCTGTTCCTGCTGCTCGCAACGGTGCTTGCGTTCGGCGCGTACCAGACCGTCTGGCGCGGCATCAAACACTAA